From a single Herbiconiux sp. SALV-R1 genomic region:
- a CDS encoding XdhC family protein → MLELAAPLLAALAAGESLAVATVVSVDGSAPRALGTSMAVTVAGRVIGSISGGCVEGAVYDVCGRVLESGEPELCEFGFSDDDAFAVGLACGGRLTVWVQRLAPDGQPSAVEASLRVELERARDKRAAGIAVVLGDGPVRLVGAHAHPSSESGVAAGVATESVDARVAAELAGALRAGRSTRRAIACEGEVLDAVLLVSAPPPHLIIFGAVDFSVALSNAAALLGYRTTVCDARPVFATPERFPAAEVVNRWPTDYLAEAEVDERTVVCILTHDDKFDVPLIEAALALPVAYVGAMGSRRTHSRRVDALRERGVREEALAALHSPIGLDLGASSPEETAVSILAEVLAVKTGASTRSLRDTSGAIHRPLENADPAGAVASRVAGVAGR, encoded by the coding sequence ATGCTCGAACTCGCCGCACCCCTCCTCGCCGCACTCGCGGCGGGGGAGTCGCTCGCGGTCGCCACCGTGGTCTCGGTCGACGGCAGCGCACCGCGCGCGCTCGGCACCTCGATGGCGGTGACCGTTGCCGGGCGCGTGATCGGGAGCATCTCGGGCGGATGCGTCGAGGGCGCGGTCTACGACGTCTGCGGGCGCGTGCTCGAGTCGGGTGAACCCGAGCTGTGCGAGTTCGGATTCAGCGACGACGACGCCTTCGCCGTCGGACTCGCCTGCGGCGGCAGGCTCACGGTCTGGGTGCAGCGACTCGCACCCGACGGGCAGCCGTCGGCGGTCGAGGCGTCGCTGCGCGTGGAGCTCGAGCGGGCGCGCGACAAGCGGGCGGCGGGTATCGCTGTGGTGCTCGGTGATGGGCCGGTGCGCCTCGTGGGCGCGCACGCGCATCCGTCGTCCGAGTCCGGCGTCGCCGCCGGCGTCGCGACGGAGAGTGTCGATGCGCGGGTCGCCGCCGAGCTCGCCGGGGCGCTGAGGGCCGGGCGGTCGACGCGGCGCGCCATCGCGTGCGAGGGCGAGGTGCTCGATGCCGTGCTGCTCGTCTCCGCACCGCCGCCGCACCTCATCATCTTCGGGGCCGTCGACTTCTCGGTCGCGCTGTCGAACGCCGCTGCGCTGCTCGGCTACCGCACCACGGTGTGCGACGCCCGACCCGTCTTCGCCACGCCCGAGCGCTTTCCCGCGGCCGAGGTCGTGAACCGCTGGCCCACCGACTACCTGGCCGAGGCGGAGGTCGACGAGCGCACCGTGGTGTGCATCCTCACCCACGACGACAAGTTCGACGTGCCCCTCATCGAGGCGGCGCTCGCGCTGCCGGTCGCCTATGTCGGTGCGATGGGGTCGCGGCGCACGCATTCGCGTCGGGTCGACGCGCTGCGCGAGCGAGGGGTGAGGGAGGAGGCGCTGGCGGCCCTGCACTCGCCGATCGGCCTCGACCTCGGTGCCTCGTCACCTGAGGAGACCGCGGTCTCGATCCTCGCCGAGGTGCTGGCGGTGAAGACCGGGGCGAGCACCCGATC
- a CDS encoding amidohydrolase family protein, which yields MLIVHDPVSLMIDSRTEAFSGADGGSPDATVEGTGLVVTDIVLDSHAVDPADLAAADRLDASGCVITPGLVNAHHHLLQSAFRTLPGTRGAPMHVWLPTMAAAYAAVGIDPELARAAARVGVAEGLLNGVTTVADHHLTWPSGADTVGIARATAGAARELGGRLAFVRGSARDDPEEAAASADAIAEALLPDAVAGVSDDGLLQLAVGPAGVHSDSEATFRLLGEVAERRGLRRRTQANEQVDVAIALEKYGRRPIELLEEWGWIAPDVTLAHLCAVTDDEIALLAANGVTATHAPGCDLPMGWGIAPVAALLDAGVPVGLGTSGGGSNDAGHLLADARLAMQVAPLAGRPLDARTVLGMATEGSALGLGRTELGHLRPGAAADLCVWDVSGVADAGVADPLAGLLWASPGRRPKHVVVAGEVVVRDYRLVADDDRAIAAELRALLAAR from the coding sequence ATGCTCATCGTGCACGACCCCGTCAGCCTCATGATCGACTCCCGCACCGAGGCGTTCTCAGGCGCCGATGGCGGGAGCCCTGACGCGACGGTGGAGGGCACCGGCCTCGTCGTGACCGACATCGTGCTCGACTCCCACGCCGTCGACCCCGCCGACCTGGCCGCTGCCGATCGTCTCGACGCCTCCGGCTGCGTCATCACTCCCGGCCTCGTCAACGCCCACCACCATCTCCTGCAGAGCGCCTTCCGCACCCTTCCGGGCACCCGCGGCGCGCCGATGCACGTGTGGTTGCCGACGATGGCCGCGGCATATGCCGCCGTGGGCATAGACCCCGAGCTCGCCCGCGCGGCCGCCCGGGTCGGCGTCGCCGAGGGCCTCCTCAACGGCGTCACCACCGTCGCTGACCACCACCTCACCTGGCCGTCGGGAGCCGACACCGTCGGCATCGCCCGGGCCACGGCGGGTGCCGCTCGCGAGCTCGGCGGGAGACTCGCCTTCGTGCGCGGATCGGCGCGCGACGACCCCGAGGAGGCCGCCGCCTCGGCCGACGCCATCGCCGAGGCGCTGCTCCCGGATGCGGTGGCCGGCGTGAGCGACGACGGACTGCTGCAGCTGGCAGTCGGCCCCGCCGGTGTGCACAGCGACAGCGAGGCGACCTTCAGGCTGCTCGGCGAGGTGGCGGAGCGCCGCGGACTCCGCCGGCGCACGCAGGCGAACGAGCAGGTCGACGTGGCGATCGCCCTCGAAAAGTACGGCCGCCGCCCGATCGAGCTGCTCGAGGAGTGGGGCTGGATCGCCCCCGACGTCACCCTCGCCCACCTCTGCGCCGTCACCGACGACGAGATCGCGCTGCTCGCCGCGAACGGGGTCACCGCGACCCACGCCCCGGGCTGCGACCTGCCCATGGGCTGGGGCATCGCCCCGGTCGCCGCGCTGCTCGACGCGGGTGTACCCGTCGGACTCGGCACGAGCGGTGGCGGCAGCAACGACGCCGGGCACCTGCTGGCCGACGCTCGCCTGGCGATGCAGGTCGCCCCGCTCGCCGGGCGCCCCCTCGACGCGCGCACCGTGCTCGGCATGGCGACCGAGGGCTCGGCACTCGGGCTCGGCAGGACGGAACTCGGGCACCTGCGCCCCGGCGCGGCCGCCGACCTCTGCGTGTGGGACGTGTCGGGAGTCGCCGACGCGGGAGTCGCCGATCCGCTGGCGGGCCTCCTCTGGGCCTCGCCCGGACGGCGCCCCAAGCACGTGGTCGTAGCGGGGGAAGTGGTCGTGCGCGACTACCGGCTGGTCGCCGACGACGACCGCGCCATCGCTGCCGAGCTGCGGGCGCTCCTCGCCGCACGCTAG
- a CDS encoding PDR/VanB family oxidoreductase — protein sequence MTGVTLTEIEAVVTAAEMVATDVVLLTLRAADGSPLPAWTPGAHLDVEVQPGVERQYSLCGDPADRSVYRVAVLREPDGRGGSLHLHAHVAEGSTLRVRGPLNHFALSLPPASTPLLPHYVFVAGGIGITPILPMVHAVAAAGVSWELHYAGRSLERMPFVDELVTSYGSSVSVYTPEHGRRLDLSSLDGGSVSRPVAVYSCGPARMLAELEEVASAAAWPSGTLHLERFEAKQMTEPVRHEAFEVELELSGLTVEVPPDRSILDVVEEAGVLVLSSCREGTCGTCETPVVSGEVDHRDSVLTPDEQEANEVMMICVSRAACPRLVLEI from the coding sequence ATGACCGGTGTCACCCTGACCGAGATCGAGGCCGTCGTCACCGCGGCGGAGATGGTGGCGACCGACGTGGTGCTGCTCACCCTGCGTGCCGCTGACGGCTCGCCGCTGCCGGCCTGGACCCCGGGCGCCCACCTCGACGTGGAGGTGCAGCCCGGCGTCGAGCGCCAGTACTCGCTCTGCGGCGACCCCGCCGACCGGAGCGTCTACCGGGTCGCCGTGCTGCGCGAGCCCGACGGCCGGGGCGGCTCGCTGCACCTGCACGCCCACGTCGCCGAGGGCTCGACGCTGCGCGTGCGCGGGCCGCTCAACCACTTCGCGCTCTCGCTGCCACCGGCGTCGACGCCCCTCCTGCCGCACTACGTGTTCGTGGCGGGAGGCATCGGCATCACGCCCATCCTGCCCATGGTGCACGCCGTCGCGGCGGCGGGCGTGTCGTGGGAACTGCACTACGCGGGCCGGTCGCTCGAGCGCATGCCGTTCGTCGACGAACTCGTGACCTCGTACGGCTCCTCGGTGTCGGTGTATACGCCCGAGCACGGTCGCCGGCTCGATCTCTCGTCGCTCGACGGCGGCTCGGTCTCGCGCCCGGTCGCGGTGTACTCCTGCGGGCCGGCACGGATGCTCGCCGAGCTCGAAGAGGTCGCCTCGGCCGCAGCGTGGCCGTCGGGCACCCTGCACCTCGAGCGCTTCGAGGCGAAGCAGATGACCGAGCCGGTGCGGCACGAGGCCTTCGAGGTGGAGCTCGAGCTGTCGGGGCTGACCGTGGAGGTGCCGCCCGACCGGTCGATCCTCGACGTCGTGGAGGAGGCCGGGGTGCTCGTGCTCTCGTCGTGCCGGGAGGGCACCTGCGGCACCTGCGAGACGCCCGTGGTGTCGGGGGAGGTCGATCATCGCGACTCCGTGCTCACCCCCGACGAGCAGGAGGCGAACGAGGTGATGATGATCTGCGTGTCGCGGGCGGCGTGCCCGCGGCTGGTGCTGGAGATTTAG
- a CDS encoding helix-turn-helix domain-containing protein → MSSSVAIDEQTVRLGARIRSFRLARGLTLVELAKLAGLSHPFLSQLERGQARPSMVSLERIARALGSSQIELIAAATDDLLPPAGASRVSVVHRREGPQGPFGGGEARILVHGDVSFIPMEFRGHNRELGEFYRHDEDEFLHVVAGLVLVDLGDEGEHRLEPGDSIHYRGGTLHRWCSLGEGEYHLFIVKERRAGA, encoded by the coding sequence ATGTCCTCCAGCGTCGCCATCGATGAGCAGACCGTGCGCCTCGGTGCGCGCATCCGCTCGTTCCGGCTCGCCCGGGGGCTCACCCTGGTGGAGCTCGCGAAGCTCGCGGGCCTGTCGCATCCGTTCCTCAGTCAGCTCGAGCGGGGTCAGGCGAGGCCGAGCATGGTGTCGCTCGAACGCATCGCCCGGGCGCTCGGGTCGAGCCAGATCGAGCTGATCGCCGCCGCGACCGACGACCTGCTGCCTCCCGCCGGGGCGTCCCGGGTGTCGGTGGTGCACCGGCGCGAAGGGCCGCAGGGGCCGTTCGGGGGCGGTGAGGCGCGCATCCTGGTGCACGGCGACGTGTCGTTCATCCCGATGGAGTTCCGCGGTCACAACCGGGAGCTCGGCGAGTTCTACCGCCACGACGAAGACGAGTTCCTGCACGTGGTCGCGGGCCTCGTGCTCGTCGACCTCGGCGACGAGGGGGAGCACCGGCTGGAGCCGGGCGACTCGATCCACTACCGCGGCGGAACCCTCCACCGCTGGTGCTCGCTCGGCGAGGGCGAGTACCACCTGTTCATCGTGAAAGAGCGGAGGGCCGGCGCATGA
- a CDS encoding amidohydrolase family protein — MAGVEPINITDVGPAPRSKEGSTVETLPAQLATITNATLADGSLVDVEIAGDTVVSVSPATPAGSGDRRHDADAPGPSGLTLDLSGFLLLTAPAEPHAHLDKALSWDLIDPPMGDLGLAIESWKRYSAGMTVDDIADRARRQALAMLSNGTTAIRCHVDILMGDEPMRGVRALVQVREELKDLVDLELAALAGPHAATEHVYEALDLGVDLVGGAPHLADDPDADLRRLLAIATRRGIGVDMHTDESLDGALTLRTLAAVVRDWPAERPVTAGHCVRLGTLERAELAEVIAEIVASDIGIVSLPITNLYLQGWEHPVATPRGLTAVRDLLEAGARLGAGADNVRDPFNPVGRSDALETASLLVTAGHLTLDEAYAAVSDGARSVMSLPAAGVAVGAKAELLAVRGTTLSQVIGEASGDRYVVHRGRLVAHSEVTRRIALPDTLTTTGQPTVPAAESLLETR; from the coding sequence GTGGCCGGTGTTGAGCCCATCAACATCACCGACGTCGGCCCCGCGCCGCGCAGCAAGGAGGGAAGCACCGTGGAGACCCTCCCCGCACAGCTCGCCACCATCACCAACGCGACCCTCGCCGACGGCTCCCTGGTCGACGTCGAGATCGCCGGCGACACGGTCGTCTCGGTCTCCCCGGCCACGCCCGCCGGTTCGGGCGATCGTCGCCACGACGCTGACGCACCCGGCCCCTCCGGCCTCACCCTCGATCTCAGCGGCTTCCTCCTGCTCACCGCACCCGCCGAGCCCCACGCCCACCTCGACAAGGCGCTCTCCTGGGATCTCATCGACCCGCCCATGGGCGACCTCGGCCTCGCCATCGAGTCGTGGAAGCGCTACTCGGCCGGCATGACCGTCGACGACATCGCCGACCGGGCACGCCGCCAGGCGCTCGCGATGCTCTCCAACGGCACCACGGCGATCCGCTGTCACGTCGACATCCTGATGGGTGACGAGCCGATGCGCGGCGTGCGTGCCCTAGTGCAGGTGCGCGAGGAGCTGAAAGACCTCGTCGACCTCGAGCTCGCCGCGCTCGCCGGCCCTCACGCCGCGACCGAGCACGTGTACGAGGCGCTCGACCTCGGTGTCGACCTGGTCGGCGGCGCACCCCACCTCGCCGACGACCCCGACGCCGACCTCCGGCGCCTGCTCGCCATCGCCACCCGGCGCGGCATCGGCGTCGACATGCACACCGACGAGAGCCTCGACGGCGCACTCACCCTGCGCACCCTGGCCGCGGTCGTGCGCGACTGGCCGGCCGAGCGCCCGGTGACCGCCGGGCACTGCGTGCGGCTCGGCACCCTCGAGCGCGCCGAGCTGGCCGAGGTGATCGCCGAGATCGTCGCCAGCGACATCGGCATCGTGAGCCTCCCCATCACCAACCTCTACCTGCAGGGCTGGGAGCATCCGGTCGCCACCCCGCGCGGTCTCACCGCGGTGCGCGACCTGCTCGAGGCCGGAGCCCGGCTCGGCGCCGGCGCCGACAACGTGCGCGACCCCTTCAACCCGGTCGGCCGAAGCGACGCCCTCGAGACGGCATCGCTGCTCGTCACCGCAGGGCACCTCACGCTCGACGAGGCCTACGCCGCGGTGAGCGACGGGGCCCGCTCGGTGATGAGCCTGCCCGCCGCGGGAGTCGCGGTCGGCGCGAAGGCGGAGCTGCTCGCCGTGCGGGGCACCACGCTCTCGCAGGTGATCGGCGAGGCCTCGGGCGACCGCTACGTGGTGCACCGCGGCCGGCTCGTCGCCCACAGCGAGGTCACGCGTCGCATCGCCCTCCCCGACACCCTCACGACGACCGGTCAGCCGACCGTGCCCGCCGCCGAATCCCTTCTCGAAACGAGGTGA
- a CDS encoding ABC transporter ATP-binding protein, whose protein sequence is MTIAPPTAAPSTKTDQLLHFEDVAMTFPNGTTALSGVDLTVNRGEFVTVVGPSGCGKSTLLRIASGLTPATEGVTEVDTTRIGYVFQDATLLPWRDVQSNVELLAELNGIPKAARRKTAAEAIELVGLKGFEKHLPKTLSGGMKMRTSLARSLTLDPELFLFDEPFGALDEITRERLNDELIKLFTEQQFAGLFITHSVSEAVYLSTKVVVMSGRPGKIVDTFPVDFPFPRDPEIRFTAEFAELCGKVSHALREGHH, encoded by the coding sequence ATGACCATCGCCCCACCGACAGCCGCGCCTTCCACGAAGACCGACCAGCTGCTGCACTTCGAAGACGTCGCGATGACCTTCCCGAACGGCACCACCGCCCTCTCGGGAGTCGACCTCACCGTGAACCGCGGCGAGTTCGTGACGGTCGTCGGGCCCTCCGGATGCGGGAAGTCGACACTGCTGCGCATCGCCTCCGGTCTCACCCCGGCCACCGAAGGGGTCACCGAGGTCGACACCACCCGCATCGGGTACGTCTTCCAAGACGCCACCCTGCTGCCCTGGCGCGACGTGCAGTCGAACGTGGAGCTGCTCGCCGAACTGAACGGCATCCCGAAGGCCGCGCGCCGCAAGACCGCCGCCGAGGCGATCGAGCTGGTGGGCCTCAAGGGCTTCGAGAAGCACCTGCCGAAGACGCTCTCGGGCGGCATGAAGATGCGCACCTCGCTCGCCCGCTCGCTCACGCTCGACCCCGAGCTGTTCCTGTTCGACGAGCCGTTCGGAGCCCTCGACGAGATCACCCGCGAGCGTCTCAACGACGAGCTCATCAAGCTGTTCACCGAGCAGCAGTTCGCCGGCCTGTTCATCACCCACTCGGTCTCCGAGGCCGTCTACCTCTCCACGAAGGTGGTCGTCATGTCGGGTCGCCCCGGCAAGATCGTCGACACCTTCCCCGTCGACTTCCCCTTCCCGCGCGACCCCGAGATCCGCTTCACCGCGGAGTTCGCCGAGCTCTGCGGCAAGGTCTCCCACGCCCTCCGAGAAGGCCACCACTAG